The Armatimonadota bacterium genomic interval TGGCGTGCATCACGGGGCAGGGACGGACGGCGCAGAACTGACGCACGACCCGGCCCCACCGGCGTAGCAGCGACCGGGCACGGTGGCTTCCGGTCGCCTCGTGGTAGCGGACCAGCAGCGACCGCAACTTTTCCGCTTCGTCCTCCGTGAGCGGCGCGGTCTGGACGGAGTCCGCGTTGACCTGGTGGCCCAGCACTCCGGCGTCGTCCAGCACGTACGCGCACCCACCGGTCATGCCGGCACCGAAGTTGCGGCCCACCGGCCCGAGGACGACCACGACCCCGCCGGTCATGTACTCGCAGCAGTGGTCGCCGGCGCCCTCGACCACCGCGACCGCGCCGCTGTTGCGCACCGCGAACCGTTCACCCGCCCGGCCCGCCGCGAAGAACATCCCGCCGGTGGCCCCGTACAGTACGGTGTTGCCGGCAATCGTGTGCCGCCAGCTTTCCCGGTGCAGCGGCGGCGGGGGCACGATCACGATCTCGCCCCCCGACATGCCCTTGCCGACGTAGTCGTTGGCCTCGCCTACCAGCCGGAGGTGCATCCCCGGTACGCAGAACGCCCCGAAGCTCTGGCCGGCAGCACCCTCAAAGGTCAGGCGCAGGGTGCCCTCCGACAGCCCCTCGTCGCCCCACCGCTGGGCGATTTCACCCGCGAGGGTGGCGCCCACGGCGCGGTCCCGATTGGTGATGGGGTGGCGTCCTTCTGCCGGAACCCCGTGCTCCACCGTCTGGCGGTACTGCTGCACCAGCAGACGGTTCAACTTGCCCTCCACGGGTAGCGGGTTCGCGATGCGGCCGCGCCGCTCACCGTCCGCCGGCTGCAGGATCTCCGAGAGGTCCAGGCGTTCGGCGCGGTACAGGCTCACGTCGTCCCGCACGCGCAGCAGGTCCAAACGGCCGATGATCTCGCCCAGGGATCGGACACCCAGTCGCGCCAGCTGCGAGCGGACGTCCTCGGCCAGGGTGCGGAAGTACGTCTCCACCCGCTCGGGCGTGCCGGGAAACCTCGCGCGCAGGTCCTCCCGCTGGGTGGCGATGCCCACCGGGCAGGTGTTGGAGTGGCACTGCCGGGCCATCACGCAGCCCAGGGCCACCAAAGCCGCGGTGCCGAACCCGAATTCGTCGGCCCCCAGCAAAGCCGCCAGCACCACGTCGCGCCCCACCTTGAACCCCCCGTCCACCCGCAGCCGCACCCGGCCGAGCAGGCCGTTGGCGCTCAGCGCGCGCCGGGCATCGCTCAGCCCCACTTCCCAGGGCAAACCCGCGTTCTTGATGGAGTCCAGAGGAGAGGCGCCCGTGCCGCCCTCGTGGCCGCTGATCTGGATGACGTCCGCGAATCCCTTGGCCACGCCGGAGGCGATGGTACCCACGCCCGTGGTGGCCACCAGCTTCACGGCCACGTGCGCGGTGGGGTGCACCTGCTTGAGGTCGTAGATGAGCTGTGCGAGGTCTTCGATGCTGTAGATGTCGTGGTGAGGGGGTGGGGAGATGAGGGTCGTTTTGGGCTGCGTCTTGCGCAGCCGCGCGATCTCCTCGGTCACCTTGAAGCCGAGCAGCTGGCCGCCTTCGCCGGGCTTGCTGCCCTGGGCCATCTTGATCTCGATCTCGCGTGCCGACCTCAGATAACCGGCGGTGACGCCGAACCGTCCGGAGGCCACCTGCTTGATGGTGGTGTTGGGCCAATCCCCGTTGGGCTCCACCGACCGGCGCGCGGGATCCTCGCCGCCCTCGCCGCTGTTGCACCGCATGCCCAACCGGTTGGCGGCGATCGCCAACGTCTGGTGGGCCTCCCGGGACAGCGCGCCGTGGGACATGGCGGAGATTGCGAATCGCCGCAGGATCGCTTGGGCGCCTTCCACCTCCTCGACCGGCAGCGGGGGGCCGGCGGGGACGATCTCCAGGAGGTCCCGCAGCGCTAGGGGAGGCCGTGCACCGACGGTGTCCACCAGCGTGCGGACGTTCCCGTCGCGTCCGGTGAGGCTCACGCCGTGGATGGCGCGTACGACCTCGGGGTCGTAGGCATGGACTTCGCCCCCGCGCCGGAACCGGTAGAACCCCGTGTCCGGCAGCACGGAGTAGGGCCGGTGGTGGACTTGGCAGAAGGCCGCGTGGCGTTGCAGCACGTCGCGGCAGATCGCCTCCAGCCCCACGCCCGGGGCGTGGGTCGGCGTGCCAGGAAAGTAGCGCTCCACCAGCGCGCGTTGCAGTCCCAGCGCCTCGAAGACCTGAGCTCCGCAGTATGCCGACAGCGTGGCGATCCCCATCTTCGCCATGACCTTCAGCAGCCCACCTTCCAGGGCGCGGACGAGGTTGGCGGCACCGTCGGGCGCCAGCGCCTGGGCGGTCTGCAGCGCCAGGTATGGGCAGACCGCCTCCGCCCCGTACCCGATCAGGCAGGCGACGTGGTGGACCTCGCGGGCTTCTGCGGTCTCGACGACGATGCCCGCCCGCATGCGCAGGCCTTCGCGGATCAGGTGGTGGTGGACGGCGGAGGTCGCCAGCAGCATCGGGATCGCTGCCCGCTCCGAGTCGACGCCCCGATCCGTCAGGACGATCAGGCTGTGGCCCGCCCGCACGCGCTCTGCGGCCTCGCGGCAGAGCTGTTCGAGGGCGTCCTGCATTCCGGCGGTGCCGCCTGCGGGGTTGAACAGCGCTGCCACCTTGGCCGCGCGCAGAGGGGTGTGGCGGATCCAGTGGAAGTCGGCCACGATCGGACTGCGCAGTTCCACCACCTCGGCGTGCTCCGGTGTCTGGGTGAGCAGCGACCGACGCGGGCCCAGCCGCACGTCCAGCGACATGACCACGCGCTCGCGCAGCGGATCGATCGGTGGGTTGGTTACTTGGGCAAAGCGCTGGCGGAAGAACTGGTACAGGAGCCGGGGCCTGGCCGACAGCGCCGCAGGTGGCGTGTCGTCGCCCATCGAGCCGACGGCATCCCTGCCGTCGGAGGCCATCGCGCGCAGCACGCGGTCCACGTCTTCCTTCGTATAGCCGAAGGCCACGTGGAGGGCGTGCAGGTCGCCTGCGTGCTCGAGGTGGCGCCGCGCCCCCACGTCCGGTTCGACGATGCGTGACGCCCACCCGGCGTAGGGGGCGCGGGCGGCCAGGACGCGGCGGATCTCGGGATGCCGCAGGACGGCCTTGCGTTGGAGGTCGACCGCGATCGTCTGCCCCGGACCGAGGCGGCTGCGCTCCAGCACGCGGCCGGCCGGGACGGGTACGACGCCCACCTCCGACGCGGCCACGACCCACCCATCGCGCGTCACGGTGTAGCGGACAGGGCGTAGGCCGTTGCGGTCCAGCGCCATGCCGACGACGGTGCCGTCGAAGAATGCCACCGCCGCCGGCCCGTCCCACGGTTCGGCCAGGCAGGCGTGGTAGCGGTAGAAGCCGCGCACGTCGGGATCCAGGTCGGCGGCACCCTCCCAGGCTTCGGGTACCAGCATCCGCAGCGCGTGCAGTACGTCGCGCCCGCTGCGCCGCAGCAGTTCGAGGACGTTGTCCAGCATGGCGCTGTCGCTGCCGCCTTCCTGGACGATCGGGAGCAGATCGCAGATCGCCTCACCCCAAAGGGGGCTGCGCAGGTCGGCCTGGCGTGCGCGCATCCAGTGGACGTTGCCCAGCAACGTGTTGATCTCGCCGTTGTGTGCCAGGAGGCGGAACGGTTGCGCCAGCGGCCACGACGGGCTGGTGTTGGTGCTGTAGCGCTGGTGGAACACCGCGGCCCGCACGGCGAAGTCAGGGTCCTGCAGGTCCAAATAGAAACGCTCCAGTTGCGGCGCCGACACCAGCGCCTTGTAGACGACCGTGCGGCAGGACAGGGAAGCGACGTAGGCGCGCGCTGGTGCCAGGCGGCGCTCGATCCGGCGACGCGCACGATACAGCAGGCGTTCCGTGGTCTCCTCGTCGAGGTCTTCGGGGCCGAAAACAAAGGCCTGCTCGATGCGCGGCAGGGTCCTCGCGGCGTGTTCGCCCAGCGCCGCCGGTTGGATAGGCGGCTGGCGCCATCCGGCCAGCCGCAGACCCAGCGATCCGAACTCCTCCTCGCAGGTGCGACAACATGCTGCGTGGGCGTCCGGGTCGGTCGGGAAGAAGAAGACGCCGACGGCCAACCGCCCGGGCTGCGGGTGGACGTCCATCTCGCGCAGGATGCGGGCAAACAGCCCTCGCGGGATGTCGGTCAGCAGGCCCGCACCGTCGCCGGTGCGTCCGTCGGCTGCCTGCGCGCCGCGGTGCGCCAGGTTGCGCAGAGCCCCCAGCGCGCTCTGCAGGACCGCGTGGGAAGCGCTTCCGTCGGTGCGCGTGACGAATCCGACGCCGCAGGCGTCTTTTTCATCCCGTTCGGCAGGCGTTGCGGTGTGGCAGGAGGTGTGCATGGACACTTGGCGCGCTCCTATAGAAAGAGCCCGAGGGGGTCTCGTTGTGAGGAACCTCCCCCTCGGGCTTCTTCTCCCGACGGTGTAGCGGGCTGCTGCCCGCCTGCGCCGCTCGAACCAGACCGGCCCCGGTGGGGCCGCGGAACCCTAGGCGCACTTCCTCGCCGCGTACTGCGCCGCGATCGCTATTCGGTTTCTGGTTACCTACCAAACCGCAAGCCCAAATGTCAAGCGGCGGGTGGGCGGATCGTCCGGGTTTCGCCGTGGTCGGAGGGGTGGTAGCGTGGGGGATGTGCGCGAGGCGTTCTTGCTGCGGCCCGACGTCGTCTTCCTGAACCACGGGTCGTTCGGCGCTTGCCCCGAGTCCGTCTTCGAGGACTACCAGCGCTGGCAGCGAGAACTCGAAGGGCAGCCGGTCGAATTCCTCGGGCGCCGCCTGCCCGACCTGATGGCGTCGTCGAGGGCCGCCCTGGCCGATTTCATCGGCGCGCACCCCGACGAAGTCGTCTACGTGCCCAACGCCACGACCGCCCTCAACGTCGTCGCGCGTTCCCTACGGCTGGGACCGGGTGACGAGGTGCTCGCCACCGACCACGAGTACGGTGCCGTGGATCGCATGTGGCGGTTCGTCTGCGAGCGACGCGGTGCGCGCTACGTGCGGGCCGAAGTCCCCGTGCCCGTCACCTCGCACGAGGCGGTCGTCGACGCGGTGTGGTCACGCGTCACCGACAGGACGCGGGTGCTGTTCTGCAGCCACATCACCTCTCCGACCGCGCTCATCTTCCCCGTTGCGGAACTCGTCCGCCGCGCCCGGGCCGCCGGCATCCTGACGGTGATCGACGGCGCCCATGCGCCCGGCCAGGTCCGGCTCGATCTGCGGCGGCTGGGTGCCGACTTCTACGCCGGCAACTGTCACAAGTGGATGTGCGCGCCCAAGGGCGCGGGCTTTTTGTGGGCGAGACGGGAAGTACACGACCTGCTCGAACCGCTCGTGGTCAGCTGGGGGTGGGACCCGGAGCGGCCGACGGCGGCGGGGGCGGACCGGGAGGAAGCGAAGGGTGGCGGGCTGCTGCTGGGCGGTGCGCGATCGCGCCTGGTCGCTCACCACGAATGGCAGGGCACGCGCGACCCAGCAGCCTACCTGAGCGTGCCGGCTGCGATCGCGTTCCTGCGCGATCGCATCGGCCCACAGGCCCGTGCCAGATGCCACGACCTGGCGAGCCTGGCGCGTGAGCGGATCGGACGGATCACGGGCCTGCCGCCGTTGAGCCCCGACGGGCCCGACTTCTACGCGCAGATGGTCAGCCTTCTCCTGCCGCTGGCCGACCCAGAACCGGCGCAGGATCGGCTGCACCGCCTCGGAATCGAAGTCCCGATCGTGCGCTGGAACGGCCGGTGTCTGCTGCGCGTGTCGGTCCAGGTCTACAACGACGCCCACGACATCGAGCGGCTGGTCGCGGCACTGCCCGACATCCTCTGATGTGCCACCACAGGTCCGGTCAGGTCCCGCGCTGGGTGGTTAGGATGTGGCGGGCGACTTCGGCCATCGACCGGCGCGTGCGCCGGGCCTCGGACCGGATGCGGCGGAAGGCGGCGTCCTCGGTGAGGCCGTGGCGTTGCATCAGCAGGCCCTTGGCCCGCTCCACGAGCTTGCGGGCCTGCAGGGTGTCTTGCAGTTCCCCGATCCTGTTGTCCTTGCTGCGCAGATCCGCAAAGCGTGCCAGCGCGACCTCGATCGCGGGCACCAGGTCGGCTTCCTTCACGGGCTTGACGAGATAGGCGAGCGCGCCGGACCGCTGCGCCTGGCGAACCAGCTCGCGCTCGCTGTACGCGGTGAGCAGCACGACCGGCGTGGGTTGGGTCTGCTGGATCCGGGCGGCGGCGGCGA includes:
- a CDS encoding aminotransferase class V-fold PLP-dependent enzyme — encoded protein: MGDVREAFLLRPDVVFLNHGSFGACPESVFEDYQRWQRELEGQPVEFLGRRLPDLMASSRAALADFIGAHPDEVVYVPNATTALNVVARSLRLGPGDEVLATDHEYGAVDRMWRFVCERRGARYVRAEVPVPVTSHEAVVDAVWSRVTDRTRVLFCSHITSPTALIFPVAELVRRARAAGILTVIDGAHAPGQVRLDLRRLGADFYAGNCHKWMCAPKGAGFLWARREVHDLLEPLVVSWGWDPERPTAAGADREEAKGGGLLLGGARSRLVAHHEWQGTRDPAAYLSVPAAIAFLRDRIGPQARARCHDLASLARERIGRITGLPPLSPDGPDFYAQMVSLLLPLADPEPAQDRLHRLGIEVPIVRWNGRCLLRVSVQVYNDAHDIERLVAALPDIL
- a CDS encoding response regulator produces the protein MTRQTATRIVIADDEALIRMGLRAMLEDKGYRVVGEASDGARAVELVRRLRPDLVFLDVKMPEMDGIAAAARIQQTQPTPVVLLTAYSERELVRQAQRSGALAYLVKPVKEADLVPAIEVALARFADLRSKDNRIGELQDTLQARKLVERAKGLLMQRHGLTEDAAFRRIRSEARRTRRSMAEVARHILTTQRGT
- the gltB gene encoding glutamate synthase large subunit, translated to MHTSCHTATPAERDEKDACGVGFVTRTDGSASHAVLQSALGALRNLAHRGAQAADGRTGDGAGLLTDIPRGLFARILREMDVHPQPGRLAVGVFFFPTDPDAHAACCRTCEEEFGSLGLRLAGWRQPPIQPAALGEHAARTLPRIEQAFVFGPEDLDEETTERLLYRARRRIERRLAPARAYVASLSCRTVVYKALVSAPQLERFYLDLQDPDFAVRAAVFHQRYSTNTSPSWPLAQPFRLLAHNGEINTLLGNVHWMRARQADLRSPLWGEAICDLLPIVQEGGSDSAMLDNVLELLRRSGRDVLHALRMLVPEAWEGAADLDPDVRGFYRYHACLAEPWDGPAAVAFFDGTVVGMALDRNGLRPVRYTVTRDGWVVAASEVGVVPVPAGRVLERSRLGPGQTIAVDLQRKAVLRHPEIRRVLAARAPYAGWASRIVEPDVGARRHLEHAGDLHALHVAFGYTKEDVDRVLRAMASDGRDAVGSMGDDTPPAALSARPRLLYQFFRQRFAQVTNPPIDPLRERVVMSLDVRLGPRRSLLTQTPEHAEVVELRSPIVADFHWIRHTPLRAAKVAALFNPAGGTAGMQDALEQLCREAAERVRAGHSLIVLTDRGVDSERAAIPMLLATSAVHHHLIREGLRMRAGIVVETAEAREVHHVACLIGYGAEAVCPYLALQTAQALAPDGAANLVRALEGGLLKVMAKMGIATLSAYCGAQVFEALGLQRALVERYFPGTPTHAPGVGLEAICRDVLQRHAAFCQVHHRPYSVLPDTGFYRFRRGGEVHAYDPEVVRAIHGVSLTGRDGNVRTLVDTVGARPPLALRDLLEIVPAGPPLPVEEVEGAQAILRRFAISAMSHGALSREAHQTLAIAANRLGMRCNSGEGGEDPARRSVEPNGDWPNTTIKQVASGRFGVTAGYLRSAREIEIKMAQGSKPGEGGQLLGFKVTEEIARLRKTQPKTTLISPPPHHDIYSIEDLAQLIYDLKQVHPTAHVAVKLVATTGVGTIASGVAKGFADVIQISGHEGGTGASPLDSIKNAGLPWEVGLSDARRALSANGLLGRVRLRVDGGFKVGRDVVLAALLGADEFGFGTAALVALGCVMARQCHSNTCPVGIATQREDLRARFPGTPERVETYFRTLAEDVRSQLARLGVRSLGEIIGRLDLLRVRDDVSLYRAERLDLSEILQPADGERRGRIANPLPVEGKLNRLLVQQYRQTVEHGVPAEGRHPITNRDRAVGATLAGEIAQRWGDEGLSEGTLRLTFEGAAGQSFGAFCVPGMHLRLVGEANDYVGKGMSGGEIVIVPPPPLHRESWRHTIAGNTVLYGATGGMFFAAGRAGERFAVRNSGAVAVVEGAGDHCCEYMTGGVVVVLGPVGRNFGAGMTGGCAYVLDDAGVLGHQVNADSVQTAPLTEDEAEKLRSLLVRYHEATGSHRARSLLRRWGRVVRQFCAVRPCPVMHATSWVPVPEASPTRSTR